From Roseibium alexandrii DFL-11, the proteins below share one genomic window:
- a CDS encoding adenylate/guanylate cyclase domain-containing protein — MSHAKKFRITPALTTVLGLFVLLTAGAVLVVQAVISRDVVRELGGELIDNGMDGLEAAVAEQLYAIRKTARYTARALDMGTLSFDDPDTAKQYLFGSLAPLDFVSFTLLIDADGSGLMVDRGPGDGTLLSETFSVNLDEPLVAPIFNRARSTYSSFWSRPIFLPRRDNTYLLYVKPLHEADEYLGSIILGMSLHRMSDITRYLSDDDVTVFLMEVGTTEIIAHPGLNHHFEELSPDNVLVDIDDVPDHFLANFSELRQIGNRTYDLNPRDKLYSGYDENGEKRFLVLEDQNSRFRGLPVRIGVHFRSDFLEHSINQLSSAAITGLGLLGVSLLGAGFLARRIVVPVKRASAAAKDVAELNLAKVEPLPASLIRELDDLSHGFNSMVAGLKAFNRYVPTSLVKRLLQEGRTETPPEEREVAVLFTDIAGYTSLSEGMSATETAAFVNHHLSLIGAEIAKQNGTIDKYIGDAVMAFWGAPETLDNPAEAAAQAAVGIASAIRKDNVERVERGEKPVRIRIGLHIGPLVVGDIGAPERVNYTVIGDTVNIAARLESLGKEIDPAADVIVMASDEVVGALTHNLDIESIGPHKVKGRDEPVTVLRILP; from the coding sequence GTGTCTCACGCCAAAAAGTTTCGCATTACGCCGGCCCTGACGACTGTCTTGGGTCTGTTCGTTCTTTTGACGGCCGGTGCCGTCCTTGTGGTCCAGGCTGTCATTTCCCGAGACGTTGTGCGGGAACTGGGTGGTGAGCTCATCGACAATGGTATGGACGGTCTGGAAGCCGCGGTTGCCGAACAGCTTTATGCGATCCGAAAGACTGCTCGTTATACAGCGCGCGCGCTCGACATGGGGACGCTCAGTTTTGATGACCCTGACACGGCCAAACAGTACCTGTTCGGATCGCTGGCACCTTTGGATTTTGTGTCCTTCACGCTGCTGATTGATGCCGATGGCTCGGGGCTTATGGTTGATCGCGGCCCCGGCGATGGCACGCTCTTATCCGAGACGTTTTCGGTGAACTTGGATGAACCACTTGTTGCCCCGATCTTCAACCGGGCGCGCTCGACCTACTCCTCGTTCTGGAGCAGGCCGATCTTTCTGCCCAGACGGGACAACACGTACCTGCTTTATGTCAAACCGCTTCACGAGGCGGATGAGTATCTCGGCAGCATTATCCTTGGGATGTCACTTCACAGAATGTCGGATATTACCCGGTATCTCTCCGACGATGACGTGACAGTTTTCCTTATGGAAGTGGGTACGACGGAGATCATTGCTCACCCTGGTCTCAATCATCACTTTGAAGAACTCAGCCCAGACAATGTCTTGGTTGACATCGACGATGTACCGGATCATTTCTTGGCAAATTTCTCGGAACTTCGACAGATCGGCAACAGGACTTACGACCTGAATCCACGCGACAAGCTGTATTCAGGTTATGACGAGAACGGTGAAAAACGGTTTCTGGTGCTTGAAGACCAAAACAGCCGCTTTCGGGGGCTGCCAGTACGCATTGGTGTACATTTCCGCTCCGATTTTCTGGAACACTCCATCAATCAACTTTCCAGCGCAGCGATCACCGGCCTCGGCCTTCTAGGCGTGTCTCTTCTTGGCGCCGGTTTTCTGGCGCGCCGGATTGTCGTTCCCGTGAAACGGGCGTCGGCGGCAGCAAAAGATGTTGCAGAACTGAATTTGGCAAAGGTCGAACCTCTGCCTGCCAGTTTGATCCGAGAGCTGGACGACCTGTCTCACGGCTTCAATTCCATGGTCGCTGGCCTCAAGGCCTTTAACCGGTACGTTCCAACGAGCCTGGTCAAACGCCTTCTTCAGGAAGGCAGAACGGAAACCCCACCGGAAGAACGCGAGGTCGCTGTGCTCTTCACCGATATCGCGGGCTATACATCGCTCTCGGAGGGCATGTCGGCGACAGAAACCGCCGCGTTCGTGAACCACCATCTGTCTCTGATCGGGGCTGAAATTGCCAAACAAAATGGCACCATCGACAAGTATATCGGCGACGCGGTAATGGCCTTTTGGGGCGCACCGGAAACGCTTGACAATCCGGCTGAGGCCGCGGCCCAGGCAGCTGTCGGCATCGCGTCCGCGATCCGAAAAGACAACGTGGAGCGGGTGGAACGCGGCGAAAAACCCGTGCGCATTCGCATCGGACTTCATATCGGCCCATTGGTTGTCGGCGACATCGGCGCGCCGGAGCGGGTCAATTACACGGTGATCGGCGATACGGTAAACATCGCCGCCCGCCTTGAAAGCCTCGGCAAGGAAATCGACCCGGCCGCGGATGTAATCGTCATGGCCTCTGACGAAGTTGTTGGCGCCCTAACGCACAACCTGGATATTGAATCCATTGGGCCACACAAGGTAAAAGGCCGGGACGAACCGGTGACCGTTCTGCGGATCCTACCTTAA
- a CDS encoding Stf0 family sulfotransferase has translation MSDFRSYVLCTSPRSGSTLLCKMLTETGVAGHPESYFHKPDLGNWASYLGVSRSAGMGELEYLRLLIDTAIEQGTANTGMFGLRLQRHSFDFFFRQLRILCPNEPTDKARFEAVFGRTLFVHLTRPDKLSQAVSFVKAQQSGLWHRAADGSELERLSPPADPVYDFAALKDCCDQFIQFDRDWNDWFAEQAIKPLRLSYDDLCGDPQTELKRVLTALDLPPSAADPVQPGVAKLADSINADWIKRFQDQTATGS, from the coding sequence ATGTCAGATTTTCGGTCTTACGTTTTGTGTACCTCTCCTCGAAGCGGAAGCACTCTGCTTTGCAAGATGCTCACTGAAACAGGTGTAGCCGGTCACCCGGAATCCTACTTTCACAAACCTGATCTTGGGAACTGGGCGTCTTATCTCGGTGTCTCCCGCTCGGCTGGAATGGGCGAGTTGGAGTACCTGAGGCTCTTGATTGATACCGCGATCGAACAGGGAACTGCGAACACAGGCATGTTCGGACTGCGCCTTCAGCGGCACAGCTTCGACTTCTTCTTCCGCCAGCTCCGCATTCTTTGCCCGAATGAACCAACGGACAAGGCACGTTTTGAGGCCGTGTTTGGCCGCACGCTGTTCGTTCACCTCACACGACCGGACAAGCTCTCCCAGGCGGTTTCTTTCGTCAAAGCACAACAAAGCGGCCTATGGCACAGGGCCGCCGACGGCTCGGAGCTGGAACGTCTCTCGCCTCCTGCAGATCCGGTCTATGATTTTGCAGCATTGAAAGACTGCTGCGATCAGTTCATTCAATTCGATCGGGATTGGAACGACTGGTTTGCCGAGCAGGCTATTAAGCCGCTTCGCCTGTCCTACGACGATCTGTGCGGCGACCCACAAACCGAACTCAAAAGGGTTTTGACCGCCCTCGACCTTCCGCCATCCGCGGCAGATCCTGTCCAGCCTGGCGTTGCCAAACTCGCAGACAGCATCAACGCCGACTGGATCAAGAGGTTTCAGGACCAGACCGCCACAGGCTCCTGA
- a CDS encoding selenium-binding protein SBP56-related protein: protein MTVRPDPTFYASPKIAMEAPAETLAFTLMLSPDFSQPDGLAVVDVDPKSKTYGQILHSVMMPNTGDEFHHFGWNACSSALSPLTGHAFLERRYLIIPGIRSSRIYVIDVKEPLKAKIHKIIEPEEVFEKTGYSRPHTIHCGPEGIYVSTLGGGGEDGTDGPPGIFIMDCQTFDIIGRYEIERGIQDKHYDFWWNLPRDYMVSSEWGLPPQFENGIVAEDLLSNKYGHKIHFWDLRGRKNIQTIDLGENHQMALEIRPAHDPVKQYGFVGVVVDTTNLEGAIFTWWRNEDGTFEAKKTVTIAPQPADAEDLPPLLAGFGAVPALVTDIDLSLDDKYLYVSCWGQGEMHQYDVSDPMNPKLAGKVEIGGIVKKTKHPNGKDFGYGPQMVEISRDGKRVFWTNSLYSTWDDQFYPGERGAAMVVAHAQEGGGLELDPDFYVEFPKGYRSHQIRLEGGDCSTDSFCYPSV from the coding sequence ATGACAGTCAGACCTGATCCGACGTTTTATGCGTCGCCGAAAATCGCCATGGAAGCCCCTGCGGAAACGCTCGCCTTCACATTGATGCTGAGCCCGGATTTTTCGCAGCCCGACGGTCTGGCCGTCGTTGATGTCGATCCGAAGTCAAAGACTTACGGACAAATTTTGCACTCCGTCATGATGCCCAACACGGGCGACGAGTTTCACCATTTCGGCTGGAACGCCTGTTCCTCCGCCCTCTCCCCTTTGACAGGGCATGCATTCCTGGAGCGCCGCTATCTGATCATTCCCGGCATCCGGTCGAGCCGGATTTACGTCATTGATGTCAAAGAACCGCTCAAGGCCAAGATCCACAAGATCATCGAGCCGGAAGAAGTCTTTGAGAAGACCGGTTACTCGCGCCCTCATACGATCCATTGCGGACCTGAAGGGATTTACGTCTCGACCCTCGGCGGCGGCGGCGAGGATGGCACGGACGGCCCCCCGGGTATTTTCATCATGGACTGCCAGACTTTCGATATTATCGGACGGTACGAAATCGAGCGCGGTATCCAGGACAAGCACTATGATTTCTGGTGGAACCTGCCGCGAGACTATATGGTTTCCTCCGAATGGGGGCTGCCGCCGCAGTTCGAGAACGGGATCGTTGCAGAAGACCTGCTCAGCAACAAATATGGCCACAAGATCCACTTCTGGGATCTGCGCGGCCGCAAAAACATACAGACGATTGATCTGGGCGAAAACCATCAGATGGCTCTGGAAATCCGCCCCGCCCATGATCCAGTCAAACAGTATGGTTTTGTGGGCGTCGTCGTCGACACGACCAATCTGGAAGGTGCGATCTTTACCTGGTGGCGGAACGAAGACGGGACCTTTGAAGCCAAGAAGACCGTCACCATCGCGCCCCAACCGGCCGATGCCGAAGACCTGCCGCCGCTTCTGGCCGGATTTGGTGCGGTCCCCGCGCTTGTCACAGACATCGATCTCAGCCTGGATGACAAGTACCTGTATGTCTCCTGCTGGGGCCAGGGCGAAATGCACCAGTATGACGTCTCCGACCCGATGAACCCGAAACTGGCCGGCAAGGTGGAAATCGGCGGCATCGTCAAGAAGACCAAACACCCGAACGGAAAGGACTTCGGCTACGGCCCGCAGATGGTCGAGATCAGCCGCGACGGGAAACGCGTCTTTTGGACCAACTCGCTTTACTCCACATGGGACGATCAGTTTTATCCGGGCGAGCGCGGCGCTGCGATGGTCGTCGCCCATGCTCAGGAAGGCGGCGGACTGGAGCTTGATCCAGACTTCTATGTCGAGTTCCCGAAAGGCTACCGCAGCCACCAGATCCGGCTGGAGGGCGGCGACTGCTCAACGGACAGTTTCTGCTATCCGTCCGTCTAG
- a CDS encoding homospermidine synthase produces the protein MIGLGSIGKGTLPLIERHFKFDKSRFTVIDPVDTDAKLVTDKGYKFQKVALTPENYEEVLTPLLSEGEGQGFVVNLSVDTSSLDLMKFCRNLGVLYIDTVVEPWPGFYFDDTAKAADRTNYALRETVRKEKKKNPGGTTAVSCCGANPGMVSWFVKQALVDIATDTGVKFDEPSSQKDWAKLMKKVGVKGIHIAERDTQRAKKPKPMDEFWNTWSVEGFLSEGFQPAELGWGTHETWKPKNAKEHKKGCRAAIYLEQPGASTRVRTWCPTPGPQYGFLVTHNEAISIADYFTLEGGKKLKYRPTCHYAYHPANVAVLSLHELFGSAGKIQEKLHVLDESEIQDGIDELGVLLYGHKKNAYWYGSQLSVEETRKLAPYQNATGLQVTSAVLAGMVWALENPEAGIVETDEMDYKRCLEIQKPYLGPVKGYYTDWTPLDGRPGFYPEDLDTSDPWQFKNILVR, from the coding sequence ATGATCGGTCTCGGGTCGATCGGCAAGGGGACGTTGCCGCTGATCGAGCGTCATTTCAAATTCGACAAGTCCCGGTTCACCGTTATCGATCCGGTTGATACTGATGCTAAACTGGTGACGGACAAGGGCTACAAGTTCCAGAAAGTGGCGCTAACCCCGGAAAACTACGAGGAAGTGCTGACGCCTTTGCTGAGCGAAGGCGAGGGACAGGGATTTGTAGTGAACCTGTCGGTCGACACGTCCTCCCTCGACCTCATGAAGTTCTGCCGCAACCTTGGTGTGCTCTACATCGACACAGTCGTCGAGCCCTGGCCCGGCTTTTATTTCGACGACACGGCAAAGGCCGCCGACCGGACGAATTACGCGCTTCGTGAGACAGTCCGCAAGGAAAAGAAGAAGAACCCCGGCGGAACCACGGCTGTGTCGTGCTGCGGTGCCAACCCCGGCATGGTGTCTTGGTTCGTCAAGCAGGCGCTCGTCGATATCGCGACAGACACCGGTGTCAAGTTCGATGAACCGTCCAGCCAGAAGGATTGGGCGAAGCTGATGAAAAAGGTCGGCGTCAAGGGCATCCATATCGCCGAGCGCGATACCCAGCGCGCAAAAAAGCCCAAGCCGATGGACGAGTTCTGGAACACCTGGTCGGTGGAGGGCTTCCTGTCAGAAGGGTTCCAGCCGGCAGAACTCGGCTGGGGGACACACGAAACCTGGAAGCCAAAGAACGCCAAGGAGCACAAGAAGGGCTGCCGGGCCGCGATCTACCTGGAACAGCCGGGAGCCAGCACGCGGGTGCGCACCTGGTGCCCGACACCTGGCCCGCAATACGGCTTCCTTGTGACCCACAACGAGGCGATTTCGATCGCGGACTATTTCACGCTGGAGGGTGGCAAGAAACTGAAATACCGCCCGACCTGCCACTACGCCTATCATCCGGCAAATGTTGCGGTTCTGTCGTTGCATGAGCTCTTCGGATCGGCAGGCAAGATCCAGGAAAAACTGCACGTCCTTGATGAGAGTGAAATCCAGGACGGCATCGATGAACTGGGCGTTTTGCTCTACGGCCACAAGAAGAACGCCTATTGGTACGGCTCCCAATTGTCGGTTGAAGAAACCCGCAAGCTGGCGCCGTACCAGAACGCGACCGGTCTTCAGGTCACATCAGCGGTTCTCGCCGGTATGGTCTGGGCGCTGGAAAATCCGGAAGCGGGGATCGTTGAAACGGACGAAATGGACTACAAGCGCTGCCTTGAAATCCAGAAGCCGTATTTGGGGCCTGTGAAAGGGTACTACACCGATTGGACCCCGCTGGATGGCCGTCCGGGCTTTTACCCCGAAGACCTCGACACCAGCGACCCTTGGCAGTTCAAGAATATTCTTGTGCGCTAA
- a CDS encoding GNAT family N-acetyltransferase: MIDIVDEVQTHVCAREALLDLSFGLDRHLKTSERLREGRLPVFAFTALDANGKLVGTVRLWAVADRWEHQSLLLGPVAVDPQCRGLKVGDRLMQHALNQAALHGHGSVLLVGDLPYYERFGFAAGLLEDVMLPGPVDYRRFLGLELAPGHLAGLDGTLIAAGVLDPSASFFDAGDGLALSKLA, encoded by the coding sequence ATGATCGACATTGTTGACGAGGTGCAGACGCATGTCTGCGCCCGCGAGGCGTTGCTCGACCTGAGTTTCGGCCTCGACCGGCATTTGAAGACATCGGAACGCCTGAGAGAAGGCCGTCTTCCGGTGTTCGCCTTCACAGCGCTTGATGCTAACGGGAAGCTGGTCGGCACTGTCCGGCTGTGGGCCGTGGCCGACCGCTGGGAGCACCAGTCTCTTCTGCTTGGGCCCGTTGCGGTTGACCCTCAGTGCCGCGGCCTGAAGGTTGGTGACCGGTTGATGCAGCATGCGCTCAACCAGGCGGCCCTTCATGGTCATGGTTCAGTCCTGCTCGTTGGGGATCTGCCCTATTACGAGCGCTTTGGTTTTGCCGCTGGTCTGCTGGAAGATGTCATGCTGCCGGGACCGGTGGACTACCGCCGCTTTCTTGGGCTTGAGCTTGCGCCCGGTCATCTGGCCGGACTGGATGGAACACTAATTGCAGCCGGCGTGCTCGATCCCAGTGCGTCTTTTTTCGATGCCGGCGATGGTCTTGCGCTTTCCAAGCTCGCATAA
- a CDS encoding type III PLP-dependent enzyme, with protein sequence MSERIREFLRRRDEDGPCVVVDLDIVRDNFEAFARSLPDTSVYYAVKANPAPEILNLLENLGSSFDCASVGEIEMVLATGADASRISYGNTIKKERDIARAFEFGVRLFAVDCVEEVEKIARVAPGSRVFCRVLCDGVGAEWPLSRKFGCDPQMAPDVLDHAHRLGLEAYGVSFHVGSQQANLQAWDFALAMAAGVFREMALRGIELKMVNMGGGFPTRYLKDVPGVPRYGEAIFQALSKHFGNRLPSTIIEPGRGMVGNAGLIETEVVLISKKSETDEVRWVYLDIGKFHGLAETMDEAIRYPIKTPRDGDRTAPCVLAGPTCDSVDVLYEKTPYELPVSLSIGDKVLIEACGAYTTTYSSVGFNGFAPLASYVI encoded by the coding sequence ATGAGCGAACGTATCCGCGAATTCCTCCGCCGACGCGACGAAGATGGTCCATGCGTCGTTGTCGATCTCGACATCGTCCGTGACAATTTCGAAGCCTTTGCCCGGTCCCTGCCGGACACGTCCGTTTATTATGCGGTGAAAGCCAACCCGGCGCCTGAAATCCTGAACCTCCTGGAAAACCTGGGTTCCTCCTTCGACTGCGCCTCTGTTGGCGAAATTGAAATGGTTCTGGCAACCGGTGCCGATGCGTCCCGCATTTCCTATGGCAATACAATCAAGAAGGAGCGGGACATTGCGCGTGCCTTTGAATTCGGTGTCCGTCTCTTCGCCGTCGATTGCGTCGAAGAAGTTGAAAAAATCGCCCGGGTCGCGCCCGGATCGCGCGTCTTCTGCCGCGTCCTGTGCGACGGCGTTGGTGCGGAGTGGCCGCTCTCCCGCAAGTTCGGTTGCGACCCTCAAATGGCGCCCGACGTCCTTGATCACGCCCACCGCCTCGGTCTCGAAGCCTATGGCGTCTCCTTCCATGTCGGCTCCCAGCAAGCCAACCTCCAAGCGTGGGATTTCGCTCTCGCCATGGCGGCAGGCGTCTTCCGGGAAATGGCGCTGCGCGGCATCGAACTGAAAATGGTCAACATGGGTGGGGGCTTCCCAACCCGCTACCTGAAAGACGTGCCGGGTGTACCGCGGTATGGGGAAGCCATCTTTCAGGCCTTGTCCAAGCATTTCGGCAACCGTTTGCCGTCGACGATCATTGAGCCGGGCCGTGGCATGGTTGGCAATGCTGGTTTGATCGAAACGGAAGTCGTTCTGATTTCCAAGAAATCCGAAACGGATGAAGTCCGCTGGGTCTATCTGGACATCGGCAAGTTCCACGGCTTGGCCGAAACAATGGACGAAGCCATCCGGTATCCGATCAAGACACCGCGTGACGGCGATCGCACGGCGCCTTGTGTGCTGGCCGGCCCGACCTGCGACAGCGTCGATGTTCTTTACGAAAAGACGCCGTATGAGTTGCCGGTGAGCCTTTCAATTGGCGACAAGGTCCTGATCGAAGCCTGTGGTGCCTACACCACGACCTATTCCTCGGTTGGGTTCAACGGCTTCGCGCCGCTGGCCTCCTACGTTATCTGA
- a CDS encoding GGDEF domain-containing protein has product MFPPPDLNLFNCGLLITDADRRVLYANSFVLNEYGHDADVISVEGLSALFTRSSLILFDSYLYPMLLQEGVCQELQVMVKTADEERVPVLISVKQDTTGTGHHYWALFDATNRSKLYDELIETREKLQDQAESLANLAKRDALTGLLNRRELSEQFAMLLSQANRADRALSVLLIDIDHFKTINDEYGHQRGDTVLREFGGLLQKSCRTGDVAARYGGEEFVVLLPDTGITDAAKRADRIHEKLSGIEVGGLRFSVSIGISEKKAPVATDAENMIKKADEALYLAKNAGRGCTRLADA; this is encoded by the coding sequence TTGTTTCCGCCGCCTGACCTTAACCTGTTCAATTGCGGTCTGCTCATCACGGATGCAGATCGCCGGGTTCTTTACGCAAATTCCTTTGTCTTGAATGAATATGGTCACGACGCCGATGTCATTTCAGTCGAAGGGTTGAGCGCGCTATTCACGAGATCGAGCCTGATCCTGTTCGACAGTTATCTTTACCCAATGTTGTTGCAAGAGGGCGTGTGCCAAGAGCTCCAGGTCATGGTGAAAACAGCCGATGAGGAGCGTGTGCCCGTACTGATTTCCGTAAAACAGGATACGACCGGAACGGGTCATCATTATTGGGCGCTTTTCGATGCGACGAACCGGTCCAAACTGTATGATGAGTTGATCGAGACCAGAGAAAAGCTGCAGGATCAGGCAGAATCTCTTGCCAACCTCGCCAAACGGGATGCGCTGACCGGGCTTTTGAACCGGCGCGAGTTGAGCGAACAATTTGCCATGCTTTTGTCACAGGCCAACCGGGCCGACCGTGCTCTCTCGGTGCTTCTGATCGATATTGATCATTTCAAGACAATCAATGATGAGTATGGGCATCAACGGGGTGATACGGTGCTGAGAGAGTTCGGAGGACTCCTGCAAAAGTCGTGCAGGACCGGCGATGTGGCGGCACGGTATGGCGGCGAGGAATTTGTTGTTTTATTGCCGGACACAGGGATAACAGATGCCGCAAAACGCGCCGACCGGATCCATGAAAAATTATCTGGAATTGAGGTCGGGGGGCTCAGGTTTTCCGTAAGCATCGGGATCTCGGAGAAAAAAGCCCCGGTTGCGACCGATGCAGAAAACATGATCAAAAAAGCCGATGAGGCGCTGTACCTGGCAAAAAATGCTGGACGCGGCTGTACACGACTGGCTGACGCCTGA
- a CDS encoding alpha/beta fold hydrolase, whose product MLTEDDIMRRNNVRMTGSGDTTLVLAHGFGCDQNMWRFVEGDLAKDHRVVLFDYCGSGQSDVSLYDRDRYASLEGYAEDVVEIHDALGLKDTVLVGHSVSSMIGLLASISRPELISKLVMVCPSPCFLNDPPGYHGGFERADLEELISLMDKNYIGWAGYLAPLVMGQTNPDDLVQELNDSFCSTDPVLAKNFAMATFFADNRQDLSRSKAPALVLQSARDSLAAPEIGAFIQQNMLDAVLRIVEADGHCLHMTHPRDVVREVTAFVSAA is encoded by the coding sequence ATGCTGACTGAAGACGACATTATGCGACGCAACAACGTGCGCATGACCGGCAGTGGTGATACTACGCTTGTCTTGGCGCATGGCTTTGGTTGTGATCAAAACATGTGGCGTTTCGTGGAAGGTGATCTTGCAAAGGATCACCGGGTTGTCCTGTTCGATTATTGTGGGTCTGGTCAGTCAGATGTTTCGCTCTATGACAGGGACCGATACGCGTCTTTGGAGGGGTACGCGGAGGACGTCGTGGAAATCCATGACGCACTTGGGCTAAAGGACACGGTTCTTGTCGGCCACTCGGTGAGTTCAATGATCGGGCTTTTGGCCAGCATTTCTCGACCGGAGCTTATTTCAAAATTGGTGATGGTGTGTCCTTCACCGTGTTTTTTGAACGACCCACCCGGCTATCACGGCGGTTTTGAAAGGGCTGACTTGGAGGAACTGATCAGCCTGATGGACAAGAACTATATTGGGTGGGCCGGATACCTCGCGCCGCTGGTCATGGGACAAACAAATCCGGACGATCTTGTTCAAGAGTTAAACGACAGTTTTTGTTCAACCGATCCAGTTCTGGCCAAGAATTTTGCTATGGCGACTTTCTTCGCCGACAACAGGCAAGACTTGTCGCGTTCCAAGGCCCCTGCGTTGGTCTTACAAAGCGCTCGGGACAGTCTCGCAGCGCCAGAGATCGGGGCGTTCATCCAACAAAATATGCTGGACGCCGTTCTTCGCATCGTCGAGGCCGACGGGCATTGTCTTCACATGACACACCCAAGGGACGTCGTTCGTGAGGTGACTGCCTTTGTTTCCGCCGCCTGA
- a CDS encoding YceI family protein, protein MAFAGNFKSAVTGATISAGLVISAAAQAEPHRYELDPEHTTIAFMVDHLGYADTLGVFLEFEGSFTYDMDTQKLSDLKVTVQTASVESFNEARDNHVLNKDFLDVANHPVMTFTANSGTPADDTSGVVEGELTLLGKTQPLTLDVTLNKAAKYPFGHGRFTLGISAQGVVKRSDFGMTYAVENGFVGDDVQVIIETEAWRVD, encoded by the coding sequence ATGGCATTTGCTGGTAACTTCAAGTCTGCAGTCACAGGCGCCACGATTTCTGCAGGTCTTGTCATTTCTGCAGCAGCGCAAGCAGAGCCGCATCGCTATGAGCTTGATCCGGAACACACCACGATCGCGTTCATGGTAGACCATCTGGGATATGCGGACACGCTCGGTGTCTTTCTGGAATTTGAGGGCAGCTTCACCTATGACATGGACACCCAGAAACTGAGCGATCTGAAGGTCACCGTTCAAACGGCTAGCGTTGAGAGCTTCAACGAAGCCCGTGACAATCATGTCCTGAACAAGGATTTTCTGGACGTTGCCAACCATCCTGTGATGACCTTCACTGCTAACAGCGGCACACCGGCTGATGACACATCCGGCGTCGTGGAGGGTGAGTTGACCCTCCTTGGCAAAACCCAGCCGTTAACACTTGATGTCACCCTCAACAAGGCCGCCAAATATCCGTTTGGACATGGCCGTTTCACGCTCGGCATCAGCGCCCAAGGCGTGGTCAAACGCAGCGACTTCGGCATGACCTATGCCGTTGAAAACGGTTTCGTTGGAGATGACGTCCAGGTGATCATCGAAACGGAAGCCTGGCGGGTCGACTAA
- a CDS encoding EF-hand domain-containing protein, with the protein MKPFKTIAIATLAASVAGTALTAGLPAYAQSGAANAGGGQNNPAVAEQSLAHMGDRGGYERSHGPRGGRHMAKRIFERYDVDKDGAITQAEIEEVRTADFAAADTNGDGEISLEEFKAAFLDRSNDRMVRVFQRLDRDGDGIVTQAEVDRMANRMFNRLDRDDNGVVEKVRGGKRGHDGGGKKAEAGKRGEHGKRHAHGRRGGPAGMFMAVFDTDGTGSVTREDFDAKRAELFALADTNGSGSFTLEDFGPLWLAMNDARIVDMFQRADADGSLGITAEEQEQAMSKMLNRVDRNGDGVITKSDFKRSHKGKHGKHRDRS; encoded by the coding sequence ATGAAACCGTTCAAGACGATTGCAATCGCCACCCTGGCCGCAAGTGTTGCCGGCACCGCTCTCACTGCGGGCCTGCCCGCTTATGCTCAGTCCGGCGCGGCAAACGCGGGCGGGGGGCAAAACAACCCAGCAGTGGCCGAGCAGAGCTTGGCGCATATGGGCGATCGCGGCGGATATGAGCGTAGCCACGGCCCGCGCGGCGGCCGCCACATGGCAAAGCGCATTTTCGAGCGTTATGACGTGGACAAGGACGGCGCCATCACGCAAGCCGAAATCGAGGAAGTCCGCACCGCCGATTTTGCCGCAGCCGACACCAACGGTGATGGCGAGATTAGCCTCGAGGAATTCAAGGCTGCTTTCCTGGACCGGTCGAATGACCGCATGGTTCGCGTGTTTCAGCGCCTCGACCGGGACGGAGACGGGATCGTAACCCAGGCCGAGGTGGATCGTATGGCCAACCGGATGTTCAACCGGCTGGACCGCGACGACAACGGTGTCGTTGAGAAGGTGCGCGGTGGCAAACGCGGTCATGACGGCGGCGGTAAGAAGGCCGAAGCCGGTAAGCGCGGCGAGCATGGCAAGCGCCATGCCCACGGACGCCGCGGTGGCCCGGCCGGCATGTTCATGGCGGTATTTGACACCGATGGAACCGGTTCTGTGACCCGCGAAGACTTTGACGCCAAACGTGCCGAATTGTTCGCCCTTGCCGACACCAACGGCAGCGGCTCTTTCACCCTGGAAGACTTCGGACCGCTGTGGCTGGCCATGAATGATGCCCGCATCGTCGATATGTTCCAGCGCGCAGATGCTGATGGCAGCCTGGGCATCACGGCGGAAGAGCAGGAACAAGCCATGTCGAAGATGCTGAACCGGGTGGACCGGAACGGCGATGGCGTGATCACCAAGTCCGACTTCAAACGCAGCCACAAGGGTAAGCACGGCAAGCACCGCGACCGTAGTTAG